In Limisalsivibrio acetivorans, one genomic interval encodes:
- a CDS encoding HAD family hydrolase: MVETAVFDLDGTVLDTLNDIHESLMETLELNGRPTFDIDVTAGYVGNGLPKLLERAVGKEYYTEELLEHFRDVYNRRMVETTTYYSGVEEMLSVLKSMGIRLIVLSNKARIFTDGIITGLGADRYFDAWYGGDSFPEKKPSPLPLQVIMRRFASPIEKTVIIGDNYTDIESGHAAGVKTCFCEYGYGKLASVEPDYRASKPSDITLFVRDL, from the coding sequence ATGGTAGAAACCGCTGTATTCGATCTGGACGGCACCGTCCTAGATACCCTTAACGATATCCACGAATCGCTCATGGAAACCCTTGAGCTGAACGGTCGACCCACATTTGATATAGATGTAACAGCAGGCTATGTGGGCAACGGGTTGCCAAAGCTTCTGGAAAGAGCAGTGGGTAAAGAGTATTACACCGAAGAACTATTGGAACACTTCAGGGATGTGTACAACCGCAGAATGGTTGAGACAACAACCTATTACTCCGGTGTAGAAGAGATGCTTTCCGTTCTGAAAAGCATGGGAATCCGGCTCATTGTCCTCTCAAATAAGGCCCGCATTTTCACAGACGGGATCATTACAGGTCTTGGTGCCGACAGGTACTTCGATGCCTGGTACGGTGGAGACAGCTTCCCAGAGAAAAAGCCCTCCCCACTCCCCTTACAGGTCATAATGCGGCGCTTCGCTTCCCCCATCGAGAAAACGGTGATTATCGGCGATAATTACACCGATATTGAATCGGGGCACGCCGCCGGGGTAAAAACTTGCTTTTGCGAATACGGATATGGTAAACTCGCCTCCGTCGAGCCGGATTACAGGGCATCTAAACCCAGCGATATTACATTATTTGTGAGGGATTTATGA
- the purB gene encoding adenylosuccinate lyase has translation MDPKTYSNPLNERYASEEMLYIFSPHKKFTTWRKLWIALAESEKELGLEITDEQISEMKDNIENIDFDYAKEMERKFRHDVMAHVHTYGKACPKAMPIIHLGATSAYVGDNTDVIVLREGMQVIRRKLAAVMNNLARFAMEHKSMPALGFTHFQPAQLTTVGKRACLWLQDMMLDFEALDFAIDNIRFRGVKGTTGTQASFLHLFGGDHDKVRMLDRLVTDKMGFDKFLTITGQTYTRKQDTRVLSALASVAETAHKMATDIRLLANLKEVEEPFEKNQIGSSAMAYKRNPMRSERVCSLARHVITLSMNPYMTHSTQWFERTLDDSANRRISNSEAFLTLDAILELLYNITDGMVVYEKMIHKRVMEELPFMATENIIMESVKRGGDRQELHEIVRQCSMEAAKQVKMEGLENDLLDRLAAHEDVPLTKDEIDELLDPVKFVGRAPEQTTEFINEEVKPVLECFKDELKLDVDIKV, from the coding sequence ATGGATCCCAAAACCTATTCAAACCCTCTTAACGAAAGATACGCTAGCGAGGAGATGCTTTATATCTTCTCACCCCACAAGAAATTCACCACATGGCGCAAGCTCTGGATAGCTCTGGCAGAATCTGAGAAGGAGCTGGGGCTTGAGATAACAGATGAGCAGATCTCCGAGATGAAGGATAACATCGAGAACATCGATTTCGATTACGCCAAGGAGATGGAACGCAAGTTCCGCCACGATGTTATGGCCCATGTACACACCTACGGCAAGGCGTGCCCCAAGGCTATGCCTATCATACACCTCGGGGCAACCAGTGCGTATGTTGGTGATAACACGGATGTAATCGTTCTTCGTGAGGGGATGCAGGTTATCAGGCGAAAGCTTGCCGCTGTAATGAACAACCTGGCCCGCTTTGCGATGGAACATAAATCCATGCCTGCCCTCGGTTTCACCCATTTCCAACCCGCCCAGCTTACCACGGTGGGCAAACGTGCCTGTCTTTGGCTACAGGATATGATGCTTGATTTCGAAGCCCTAGATTTCGCCATAGACAACATACGATTCAGGGGCGTTAAGGGAACCACAGGAACCCAGGCAAGCTTTCTCCACCTTTTCGGCGGCGACCACGACAAGGTCCGCATGCTGGACAGGCTTGTCACCGATAAGATGGGGTTCGACAAGTTTCTCACCATCACAGGGCAGACATACACCAGAAAGCAGGATACAAGGGTGCTTTCCGCCCTCGCTTCCGTTGCCGAAACCGCCCATAAGATGGCCACCGACATCAGGCTCCTTGCCAACCTCAAGGAGGTCGAAGAGCCCTTTGAGAAGAACCAGATAGGCTCCAGCGCCATGGCGTATAAAAGAAACCCCATGCGAAGCGAGCGTGTCTGCTCACTTGCAAGGCATGTAATAACTCTCTCCATGAACCCCTACATGACCCACTCCACGCAGTGGTTTGAGCGTACCCTTGATGATTCCGCTAACCGTAGAATATCAAACTCAGAGGCGTTCCTTACCCTCGATGCGATACTCGAACTGCTGTACAATATCACCGACGGAATGGTCGTTTACGAAAAGATGATCCACAAGCGTGTTATGGAGGAGCTCCCCTTCATGGCAACGGAGAATATCATCATGGAATCGGTAAAACGTGGCGGAGATAGACAGGAGCTCCACGAGATCGTGCGCCAGTGCTCCATGGAAGCTGCAAAACAGGTTAAGATGGAAGGATTAGAAAACGACCTTTTGGACAGACTTGCCGCCCATGAGGATGTTCCTCTCACAAAAGATGAAATAGACGAATTGCTCGACCCTGTCAAATTTGTCGGCCGTGCACCGGAGCAAACAACTGAGTTCATAAATGAAGAGGTCAAACCCGTCCTCGAATGCTTTAAGGATGAACTCAAGCTCGATGTGGATATAAAGGTATAG
- a CDS encoding amidohydrolase family protein, translating into MNKIAVFADFIHYDSRIEENKYLLIDGEIIEGLADKAPDGYDIKEKKNAAIFPALINTHTHLPMSIFRGMADDLPLMDWLQNHIWPAETKWLSDEFVHDATLLSCMEMIRCGTSTAFDMYFFSGEIASALSMTGLKGVVGVGVLDFPTKFANNADEYIKKASDLYHRYKEHPDIDVSLCPHAPYTVSPENYLKCVDFCGKHDLVLHTHLAETAFEIGQIKEKYGKTPVEIMNESGAFDIRSIFAHCVHLTDEEIELMGEKNVNIAPCTESNLKLVSGFAPLKKLMDAGANLTIATDGAASNNDIDMIGEMATTAKVHKAVNHDATAFSAETVLKMATSNAAKGLGLGNTGELKEGYKADFFVLSFEDAGVTPVYNPVSHLVYSAGRHDVTDTYVKGKPLMENRQILVADEEEIKNKARRWAKKIKESKN; encoded by the coding sequence ATGAACAAGATTGCCGTATTTGCCGATTTTATTCATTACGACAGCCGCATAGAGGAAAACAAGTATCTCCTTATTGATGGAGAAATCATAGAAGGACTGGCAGATAAGGCCCCCGATGGGTACGATATTAAAGAGAAGAAGAACGCAGCAATATTCCCTGCACTGATCAACACCCATACCCACCTTCCTATGTCCATATTCAGAGGGATGGCCGATGACCTGCCTCTCATGGACTGGCTCCAGAATCATATATGGCCGGCCGAAACAAAGTGGCTCTCCGATGAGTTCGTTCATGATGCCACCCTCCTCTCATGCATGGAGATGATACGATGCGGAACATCCACTGCCTTTGATATGTATTTCTTCTCAGGAGAAATTGCATCTGCCCTTTCCATGACGGGTCTCAAGGGTGTGGTAGGCGTTGGTGTACTGGATTTCCCAACAAAGTTTGCCAACAACGCCGATGAGTACATCAAGAAAGCTTCGGACCTTTACCACAGATACAAGGAACATCCGGATATCGATGTTTCCCTCTGTCCCCATGCGCCCTATACAGTGAGCCCTGAAAACTATCTTAAATGCGTTGATTTCTGCGGAAAGCACGACCTTGTTCTGCATACACACCTTGCAGAGACCGCCTTTGAGATAGGGCAGATAAAAGAGAAATACGGCAAAACACCCGTTGAAATAATGAACGAATCCGGCGCATTCGATATACGCTCCATCTTCGCCCACTGCGTTCATCTTACAGATGAAGAGATTGAACTAATGGGGGAGAAGAACGTAAATATCGCCCCCTGCACAGAGAGCAACCTTAAGCTTGTCAGCGGTTTTGCACCCCTTAAAAAGCTTATGGATGCTGGGGCAAACCTCACCATAGCCACGGACGGTGCCGCCAGCAATAACGATATAGACATGATCGGCGAGATGGCCACCACCGCAAAGGTGCATAAGGCGGTTAACCATGATGCAACGGCTTTCAGCGCAGAGACTGTTCTCAAAATGGCAACATCAAACGCCGCAAAGGGATTAGGACTTGGAAATACTGGCGAGCTGAAAGAGGGCTATAAGGCAGACTTCTTCGTGCTCAGCTTCGAGGATGCCGGAGTAACCCCTGTTTACAACCCGGTTTCCCATCTCGTCTATTCCGCAGGAAGGCATGATGTTACAGACACATATGTGAAAGGCAAACCGCTCATGGAGAACAGGCAGATCCTTGTGGCAGATGAGGAAGAGATTAAAAACAAAGCCCGCAGATGGGCAAAAAAGATAAAGGAAAGTAAGAACTGA
- a CDS encoding cytochrome ubiquinol oxidase subunit I gives MDALMLSRLQFAMTAGFHFIFVPLTLGLVILVAIMQTIYVRTGDQDYLRMTKFWGKLFLINFAIGVVTGITLEFQFGMNWAEYSKYVGDIFGAPLAIEATVAFFLESTFLGVWIFGWKKVSKKAHLFAIWMVALGSNLSALWILIANGWMQHPVGYELRNGRAELVDFVAVIFSPYAWLKFFHTVSSGWVIGAFFVMGISAYHLLKKNEIQLFKKSMKIASVFGLLSAFAVFLIGDFHAAEVAKTQPSKFAAMESIWETQEGAPVIMFAVPDSENERNSVEILPLPKLASILAYHSPNAEVTGLKDIPKDERPPVGLTFFSFRIMVGLGTLFLLLTVLAYYYSRKGVIENKTLLLRVLLYSIPLPYIAAQVGWIVAEVGRQPWIVYGLMKTSDAVSVNITTSQVFLSLLGFLVFYGTLGVVDIYLLFKFARKGPEAPKNAQTAGEVQ, from the coding sequence ATGGACGCATTAATGCTATCGCGGCTTCAGTTCGCAATGACAGCGGGTTTTCATTTTATTTTCGTACCGCTGACCCTTGGCCTGGTTATACTTGTTGCTATTATGCAGACTATCTATGTGAGAACCGGTGACCAGGACTATCTCAGAATGACGAAATTCTGGGGTAAACTCTTTCTTATCAACTTCGCCATCGGAGTAGTAACCGGTATAACCCTTGAGTTTCAGTTTGGTATGAACTGGGCTGAATACTCTAAGTATGTGGGTGATATCTTCGGAGCCCCCCTTGCCATCGAGGCTACTGTCGCATTTTTCCTTGAATCTACTTTCCTCGGTGTCTGGATCTTCGGCTGGAAAAAGGTATCAAAGAAGGCGCACCTTTTCGCCATCTGGATGGTTGCCCTCGGTTCAAACCTTTCAGCACTATGGATTCTGATTGCAAACGGCTGGATGCAGCATCCTGTGGGCTATGAGCTACGCAACGGAAGGGCAGAACTCGTAGACTTCGTTGCTGTAATATTTTCACCCTATGCCTGGCTTAAATTCTTCCACACCGTATCCAGCGGCTGGGTGATAGGCGCATTCTTCGTGATGGGAATATCCGCATACCATCTCCTTAAGAAGAATGAGATACAGCTCTTCAAAAAATCCATGAAGATAGCCTCGGTATTCGGTCTCCTTTCCGCTTTTGCAGTATTTCTCATTGGTGATTTCCACGCTGCAGAGGTTGCTAAAACACAGCCCTCAAAATTTGCCGCTATGGAATCTATATGGGAAACCCAGGAAGGTGCTCCCGTTATAATGTTCGCAGTACCCGATTCTGAGAACGAGCGCAACAGTGTAGAAATACTCCCCCTCCCCAAGCTCGCATCCATACTCGCTTATCACAGTCCCAATGCCGAGGTGACAGGTCTTAAGGATATTCCAAAAGATGAACGTCCTCCTGTGGGGCTGACATTCTTCAGCTTCCGTATCATGGTGGGTCTTGGAACACTGTTCCTTCTGCTCACTGTGCTTGCATACTACTATTCGAGAAAGGGTGTTATAGAGAACAAGACGCTCCTTCTAAGGGTTCTGCTCTATTCCATACCACTCCCCTATATTGCGGCACAGGTGGGCTGGATTGTTGCAGAGGTTGGCAGACAGCCCTGGATCGTTTACGGACTCATGAAAACATCCGATGCGGTATCGGTTAATATAACTACTTCACAGGTATTCCTCTCGCTCCTCGGCTTCCTCGTCTTCTACGGAACCCTTGGCGTTGTAGATATATACCTTCTTTTTAAATTTGCCAGAAAAGGTCCTGAAGCTCCTAAAAACGCTCAGACCGCAGGGGAGGTGCAGTAA
- a CDS encoding RrF2 family transcriptional regulator, translated as MSKKTEYALHTVLYLAYKERDAVQLEELAQRQNISKTYLAKVMQDLSREGIVSATPGVKGGYTLGRDASDITFADIFRIFEDGESTVACQYEQRDCDAVPGCAILVIVKNAFEKFYSDLAQTSIADLKGMAQEAPFSALWLKG; from the coding sequence ATGTCCAAGAAAACTGAGTATGCTCTACATACTGTTTTATATTTAGCATATAAAGAAAGGGATGCTGTTCAGCTTGAGGAGCTGGCCCAGCGTCAGAATATATCAAAGACATATCTGGCGAAGGTTATGCAGGATCTCAGCCGGGAAGGGATTGTTAGCGCAACTCCCGGCGTGAAGGGAGGGTATACCCTTGGCCGTGATGCTTCCGATATAACCTTTGCGGATATATTCCGGATCTTCGAGGACGGAGAATCCACCGTTGCATGTCAGTATGAGCAGAGGGATTGCGATGCCGTTCCGGGATGCGCCATACTGGTTATCGTAAAAAACGCTTTTGAGAAGTTTTACTCCGACCTAGCTCAAACAAGTATAGCAGACCTCAAAGGCATGGCTCAGGAGGCTCCATTCTCTGCCCTTTGGCTGAAGGGGTGA